AGGATTTTCCAGGAAAAGGTGGCGAAGCAATCGTTACCTTCTATCAGCTGGAACACGCCCACGGACTTCTCCTTGCCGCAAACGAAGCAAAACGGACGCGTGGAGCTCATCTCGTCGCCTTGGAATCGGAAAATTCGgcttaacaatttaatttgtgtatattttgttGTCAACGCTAGAGCTGTaccgatagtatcgatagtttCGGATGGGAGTCTATGTTGATATCGATACCTTTAATTGaagtgaaaattattttttatattcttattGCAATGAAATTTTAGATCTTAATATGATGGTAActatgtttaaatttaaatacaacatttattAACACCTTACATAAACTAATTTTGTATGGTTTTTCGGTGAATGGTTCactgaaaattattaaaatttcattcgtttgtactaattaaaatatgttttttatctaGGAAATTAAAGAAGGGactgtaaaaaatttaagtataaatataaaacaaaacaatttggtatgattttttgcttatttttcaTTCAACAGTTACGGAATACCCTAACTACTTTTTAATCGATGATATCGATAGACATCTCACCTTGCAAGAATAAAATCAAGCATTTTTGGAATATTTGCCGGTTGGTAAGGAATAAATTGCTATTTTCAACACTTTTCCGTAATGAATCGTCTTCAATTATTCTCCAAAGGACTTCGACTGATGCACAAAATGTCCGAAGAAGCACTTGCAGGCGTGCCATTGGTGCACATCAGTCCCGAGGGCGTATTTAAGTACATCCTGATCAATGTCATTGACGGAGGAGATGCTTCAAAGGCTGTAGTTCGTGGTTTTTCGGATTGCCAATGGCATGGTAAGTAGGTTTACCTGTAACTGTTATTGCACTCTTAATCCTGGGAACCTATATCCTATAGCCGACATCTTCGATCGCGAGGAGGAGGTCTTCAAAAAACTGGGTCTTCGCGCCGAGTGCCCCGGTGGCGGTCGCATCGAGCACAATCCCGATAAGAAATACCTCAAGGTCTATGGATACTCGCAGGTGAATATTTTGGATTACTATAGAGTTCTACGAGATTTAAGGAGTACTTTTCTTTATAAGAGTCCCATTTGCATCGATAATATTATACTACCTAAAAACATCTTGaacttattaataaaaataacaaaccttgaaaagaaatttatatttctttcaaaggttttcataataatttagtttttggCAATATCTAAAACTTGTATTATGATTGTTCTATTATCTTCCATTTCAGGGTTTTGGAAAAGGTGATCACGCCCAGGCGAAACGCATCTTGGCCACCAAATACCCGGACTATACGATCGAAATCTCTGATGAAGGATACTAGGTGCAATGAAATAGAGAAAACAACTGTCTTAAAACCCTGATATTAACTTACAATCCCATGAGCCATGACTTTTACGCAAATGGCAttttagtttataaaaatcagtTTGGAATACTAAACCTTTTCggatcaaaattcaaattgtatAGAAATTCCACTTGTATTtcctttgaaaaaataaaatgaaatttctcAAGTCTTTGAGCCGTATTCCACAATGTCTTTCTCCGTTGCGTAAGTTTTGAAACcaagttaattatttttaattaatagtaTCTATTAATCTTAGAAAAATGTTATTCAACCGATTTGATCAGTTTGGTTGGAATTCCAAGGGTTCGGATCGCGAAAGGTCAGAATCGTTATTTGTTGGTGATGATCCATACACATGGCTACACGAATTTTGGAAGAGTGATCGTCCGGGGAGCTAATGTCGACAATCATTGTGAGTTTCGGATGCTCGGTAGTCCTAGATTTTTTACAGTTCCCATTTACAGTGACAATATTCGACTCAATTTTGGAGGAGATGGAACCACAGGGCATATGTGCCAAATGCATGGGCGGTGGAAGAATTCTCAATGAGGAGGacaagaagaaaataaagatttatgGCACCTCCAGAGTAAGTTAAAAAGATTTCGTATCTGAAACTATTGGCTAATAGGATTGTGTCCTTAGACATTTGGCGGTGCTGATCACAAAAGGACGAGGAATATACTACAAGCGTGGACCACATACAAGGATTTCAAGATCAGCGTTAAGAAATAAAGTTGCACATGCATTTTGGAAATGTtaattctatttaaataaaaattgcacaGTTAAATTGAACAGGTTTTGTTTGCGAATATTTTGGTGTTATTTTCTAAGGAACATATCCATTTCCAAAGGATTCAATTTATATTGGTAGTGCTGAGATAAAATTCACCATTTCTGTAggtttacttttccaaaatttgaatattttttagattgaTCCTAGGTGCTCTGATTTTTGTGACAGTTCTGAATTTCTCATTTGACTCGAAGGCCTTACACAAAATCAGTCTAGCTGGAGCCTTGCTACTGTTGAGACCACATTTCTTTTGGAATATTTCATCTAAATTCCAGTgccgatttttttaaatttttccaaaatgaaAACGCTAAACCTTTTGACTCCCCTTTCGCAAATAGTTAAGCCCATTCGAAGGCAAAGTGTTTCGCGAGTTAACGCCCTCCTAATAAATGTTCCAAGAGTTCAGATTTCGAAGGGGAAAAACAAGTATCTATTAATGGTGATCCATATGCACGGTTTAACTCGGTTCGGAAGGACGATCGTCAGAGGATCCGACTCGAAGGACCATGGTTAGTTTTGGTTGATTTTTCGCTATAAATCTCATCGATTAATCCCGTTTCCAGAGCAAATTTATGAAGAAACCCAGGAGGAAATGGACGACCTTGGCATATGCACAAAATGCCTGGGTGGCGGATTCCTCAGTAATAAAgaggaaaagaaaataatcaaGATCTATGGGTGCTGCAAGGTAAGTGGATGGTACTTACCCTTTGATAACTGATTATGATCGAACCTGTACCTAGACTTTTGGAGAAGCTCCGCACGGCAGGACGAAGGATATATTGCTGTCGTGGACGAAATACCAGCACTTCAATATTATCTTGCCCAAGAAGAACATGAATGCGTATGAAGAATAAAACAAAGGCACAGTGAGAGGCAATAAAAACATGTCgagtttttagttttgcctTGTTGGCaatttaatgaataaattaaaaaattccatgGCTAATAAACTatctattttatttgactATAATGTACAAAACGGATTATATCAACTGAATTTTTGATTAGATACCATCCTTTTTCAAAAACTAAAGCTTTCACTTAATAATGCATTTTAAGTCAGCTCAGAATTATGTTTTTGGAATATGGTTTTGCCAAGTTATGCATTTAGTAAATAcagttattttcaaaataattaaaatgtattttttatcggaacggttaaaatataaatttgaaagCCGCAACCGTTAGATAAGCTGGAACCACCAGTTCGATAAATGCCTGTCGATAACCGATACCCTCAGCAGTGCAGCCCTCGTCTAagcatattttgtaaataaattccagTCCAGTCGAGTCCAAAATGAATTGCTGCATTTGCCAATTTTCCGTGCGCGTGCCGAAGGACATTCACACAGAGACCGTTGGCCATCCCCCGGTGCTGATCAGCGACCTGGTCCTGCAGTGCACCCGGGGCACCGACTACGTCCTGGCGGACGAATCCTCGACGATCTGCAAGAAGTGCTGCGAAAAGCTGACCAGATACCACAAGTCCATTCAAATCGCGCGCAAGCTGCGCCACGAGATCCTCGAGCTGATCCACAGTCCCTACATGCCGAAGGAACTCAAGCACTCGCCGTTCAAGGAGGAGGATGCCGCCAGGGAGACCAGGACGATAACCAAATTCGATGGGAACATTGAGGAGGTGGAGGgcggcgaggaggaggaggacgatcCCGATGAGGAGGAGCAtcagcagctggaggaggtGGACACCTCCGGGGAAGGCGTCACCCTGATGGATCCCACCAGCATCGAGGAGGTGGTGGCCGGCGAGGGGGAGGAGCAGCACACCTTCATTATCAAGCAAACCGTGGATCAGGAGTTGGAGGAGGAGGGGTTCCAGTCCGTGGACTTAGAGCTGGACATAGACAACGAGATCATCATAAACGAGCAGGAGGAAGGGGAGGAGGACCAGGACCTGAAGCATGAGGCCCATGAAGCAGACTTCTTCAAGGAGGACACCATGAGCGACTTTGACGACCATCTGGATGGGACCATCGAATACATAATATCCGACGGCGATGGCGACGACCAGGAGCAGGATCAGGACAGCTCCGGCGAGTACACCGTGAACATTCAATGCCCCAGCTGTCCGGAGAAGTTCACCAGCCGGCGCTCGTACAATGCCCATACCAAGCGGGAGCACTTTCCCGGCTATGTCTGTGATCAGTGCGGCAAGACGCTGCAATCGTACTCGGGCTTCATTGGCCACCTGCAGAACCACGAGCCCGTCAAGCAGTTCGCCTGTCCCGTTTGCCCCGAGCGCTTTAGCCGCAAGTTTCGGCTGAAGCACCACATGGCCTGGCATTCAGGGGAAACGCCATTTCAGTGCGATGTCTGCTCCAAGCGATTCGTCCACAAGGTGGCCCTGTACAAGCACAAGATGATCCACGACAACGAGACCAAGCGACTGGAGTGCCAGGTGTGCGGCTTCAAGACCCGCACCAAGGCGCATTTGGAGCGGCACATGCGTTCGCACACGGGCGACAAGCCCTTCGCCTGTCCGGTGTGCAACAAGCGCTTCTCCCAGATGTACAACATGAAGGCCCATCTGCGGGAGCACGAGAGTCCCGGAACGAACCGCCATCGTCGCTATCATTGTCCCAAGTGCACGCACACGTTCATCAACGAGCAGAACTATGTGTCCCACGTTCAGCGGGACGACTGCACGGCAGTTTAGCTATCGAATAGACATAGTAGATAATCTAAGGCTTAGTCCCGACCATCATCACCCATCCATCCGAATGAAATCGAATCATTTGACACTTTACGTTCTATCCAtgtactttttttattaaatctatATGCATTTTGctcacaaataaaatatgtttgatataataaatttatccgttatttttgcatatttctgCGGTTATGtcagttttcttaaaaaaatatgtatagtaTGTGTGTATGcattaacttaatttaaatttaaataaatcaatcgATCGATGTCGTCCGCTTCGGCCAAGGCCAAGGGCCTGTATTGTGTATCACAATAATGGACTCAATCGATAGCCGAAAATGAAATGTGCCTAATGGTAGATCGGTAGATGCAATTGACGCAATTACAATACATtgtataaatacataaatgttaAATGTGTGTTGTGTATGCTGTGTTatagattatacaaaaataaaacagattatcttttgattttttgtcgAGTTGAATAGAACTTTGTTAATATCATCatatcatcattatcatcaaaatgcacattacaaaaatattaacaaaatttattGCAGGCAGTCCGTAGTTAGTAAAAAGTAACAAACAAATCCCAATCGAGAGAGGTAAACCCATAAATCTTCTTAATAAATCGATCATTTTTGTGCAGGATCCTAGGCTCCTAATCCTAAAACGCTTTTCGGACTCTCGAAATGTACGGCCTCCACAAGGTGGTGTGGATCAACATAAAGTAGCTCCAAAAATTTCGTTAGGGAAtcagttttttgttgtacAGAAAAATACATTGCCCCCGCAGAGAGTAGTTTGTGATGCTTACAAAAGCCGGTCGGTCGCCCGTACAGATATCATTAATAGCTTTTGATTTGTCGGAAATAGCTTCTCCAGTTTGCTAGCTCTAAGATGCGTACACTTGGTGCGTTCGTTATCGTATCCATCTCAGTATCATCGCCATCATCTTCATCAATCATCGAGTGCACCAAGTCACACTCACGATTTGCCTTAATACAAAATCTACGCTAAATGCTTAAATATTAATCGGATGGCTTGACAAGACCCATCGCTTTGTCTCCGAATAGGGGCAGTATGTCGGAGTCGTTAACAATCTCTTCCTGAATCACTGGACTGTCCGGGTCCTCGCAATGCGTCTTGAAGAAGAATCTGTGTGGGTTCCAAGATGATTAAGATAATGCATACACAGAATGATTCAAGTAGATACGCTACCTGAAGTGACCTCTTCTGGGCAGATAGTCCTTGAACTGACGCAGGGTTGGCTGAGTACCGGGTATTTTTATTCTGTACGGCACTGGCTCCTCGCAAAACGAGAACACCACTATCGTCTCCGGCGGCTTGGCCGGCAGAGGCGGTGGCGCCGCCGTGCTCTGCAGCTGCACGTGGTGCTGATGCTGGTGGGGCAGGCTGATGCTGCcgccactgctgctgctgctgaaggtGGCCAGTGGTTGGGCATATCGACGAGAGCGCCGCGGCTCGTCTTCCAGTCTTCGTTTCGCCTCCTCCAGTTTCGAGGCCGTGCTAGAGCCAGATCGAGAGCTTTAGTAAGGGGTTTTGCAATCGGTTAGATAGTTAGTTATAAATGGgggttaattaattaaattgccaTCTGCACCCACCTCGCATCTTTGTACTTGGTAACAGTGTCGGCCGAGAACATGCTAATGCCACTGTCTGTGTTCATGGAAGGCCATTTGTTTGTCAACTTCCTCGAGCAGGAACTGTGATCCGGCATGGACTTTGAGTGCTTCATCGAGTGCCCGCCTGTGTGTTAAGATTTGTGTGTTAAAAAACTAGTACTTCGAAGGTTTCCTACGATTAGTCTTACTCAGACTCATGGCGCCATCGCTGACCATTCCCGAATCGTGGGTGGCTGTGCGGCGGCGCGACGGGATGGGCGGGCAGGGCGACATCGTTCCCGGCGAGCGGTGCGGCGTTTGGTCCTTCCACACCCGCGACACGTGCTGGTCCAGAATGTCTTGGTCGTTGTCCTCGTCCAGTGCGAACTTCTCCCGTATCGCCTCGGCGAAGGCTCGATCGCTGGCACTGGATCTTTCGTTGGTTAGCAGAGCAGCGCCGGGATTTCGCTGTAGATTAGTAGATTTTAGATTAATTAAAGGTTCCTTAGCGATAACTCATATTGAACCCACCTCGCGCGCTCTTTCTTCCAGGTCTCGCTTCCGCTTCACTTCCTCCAACTTGGGTATCAGCAGGGCCACCAGTTCGTCCTCCTTCAGCGGTCGGTGCTCGTTCGAATGTAGTCGTTGTGTGCGAGGTATCACCTTGATTAGATTGAAATAACAAAGAAATTAATAATCTATACTTATATAAAATActcattaaaaaaagagagGTTGAAGCTATATCACATAGTTTTGATAGTATTGCTTTGAACTTTTGATATATCTCTTCCTTATCGCTTTCCTACTCACCTGAAACGTGTTGGTCTCCTTGTTCGCCATCGCGCTCTGGCGAATCGCCTTGCTTTCCGTGGAGCTGTGTCTGCGTTGTATGTACGGGCGACCGTCCCTGAAACGAGGAATCAGTTAGTCAGTCAAACTGTCGGCTGAGCTTGGTTGGTCCCTTGTCTCAAGTAGCCATCTCATCGGGATCTCTCAACGGCGCGAAGCCGCTACTCACATGGAACAGCTGGAGATCGACATGGTGTCGGAGTCGGTGCGTCCGCCGGAGCTAACGCTGCCCCTTTCCGAATCAACCCGCGAATTCGGCACATAGGAGGTGTTGGTAGTGCTGGGATTGTACACATAACCGTGGGCACTACTCGCATGCAGATCGGACCAGGAATATATATGGTTTCCATGCAATGGCGCCCAATCGTGTGtgtgattttgtgttttttgtgaaTGGGATAATCGTCAAGATCCACAAAACGaaaatgttcaaaaacaaataaggAGCAAATAGTATATATCATCGAGTCAGTAGTAGTGTATAACATAAACATATGTACAATGCATATGCGggtgatgttttttttttggaggtCCAATGGTGTATGCAAGTGGgttcgtgtttttttggcGTGCGTGTTTTTGTGGGCGTTCATGTACAACATatgtaaaaaaagtaaaagaaacaAAAGTAACAAATTAGGAGTTAATCACAGAAAATCATAATCAAtaatggaaaattttaaaacttaagacAAACATAAGAGTATAAAAGTGTGGTGGATCTCGCCAGGTGTACAAATCTTTGCATGGTTCTAAATAATATTGCAATCAACGTAATagcaaaatattacattttaattgtaaagTTTAGGAGAAaagtatttaaacttttaaatttctttagattaatcaaatatgaatttttctacattattattttgactgcAACTATTTAATTACATATTACTATCTTATATACTTTGTATGTACATTCTAGCCTAAGCTTCGGTATTAACTAAGGGTTacaaggaataaaaaaaaggggcgTACATACCCGGGAGGTCGGATTTCCAGTCTTCTTTTCTGCGTTGCTATCAGTAGGTCCCGCGTCAGTCGGATCGGGTAGTCGGGCGCCCGCGCATTCGCGCCCACGGATCCGGAACCCAGGGATCCGCCGCCGGCCTCCTGCATCTGCACCTTCTCGAAGTCATCGCAGAGCGACAGCACCGAGTCCTCGTGCAGCGTGGGCAGCGTGGAGCTGCGTGGCAGTGTGTCGGTGGCACTGATGGAGCCACTGGAGCTGGCCGAGGTGGAGGGACCGTACACACTGCCGCTGGCACTGCATGTGCCAGCTGGCGGCCCGCTCACGCTGCTCACCGGCAGATTGATGAAGGCACCGGGCGGCACCAGCTGCTGGAGGTGCTGCtgatgcagctgctgctgctgctgctgcttcgtgGTGGCGGAGGTTGGGGGAAGGGCACAGGCGCCCACGAGACTGCTGCCACCGCTGCCACTGCTGCCGGCACTGCCTCCCGATCCCGTGGCCCCACTGCTGCTGAAACGCTCCTGCTGGGCGGACATCTGCTGGATGTACAGGATGTACATCTCGGAGCAGAGAAACGTGGGGTAGATGTTGTCGCGGATGGTGACCTCCACATGGCGCTGCATGGGATCGAAGATGTGCGGGCTGAGCGGCAGCTCGGGATTCGTCTTGATGGCCTTGATCTGGGCGCGCAGGTCATCGGAGATGGACAGTTGACTCTTGCGCAGGAATCTGAATTAAGGGATAGTTAAATTAGATTTCATACTTAAAGTATAATCACACCCACCTGTAGATGGCTCCAATTATCTGCTTGATCTTCTCCGGATCCGTCTGCTGCTTGAGGCCCTCGCAGGCGAAATAGAAGTTGAGGTGGTCATTATAGGCGGGCGCCTCCTCCTCGACGTACTTCTTGAACAACTCGACCCCATCGCGGTCCTCCAGCAGGTGGTTCAGCGTCCGGGCCCAGTTCAGGTAGGATGGCGGCGAATTCTTCGAGGTCTCTGCTACCCCTTCGGTCATCTGGGTAAGGAGAAGATCAttgaagattttttttatttatttaaatccatttaaatcaCCTTTTTAACACGGCTCTCTTCTCCGGGTACTGGTGGTCGTGGCCCACTACACTCATTATCATCATGTTTCCGGAGTCCCGATGGATGGCCACTCATGCCACTCTAAATTGGCTTCCCAGGAGACGAGCGATCGCTGCTAAGTATTTATCTATGTTCCTACGCTAAAGTTACCAGTTACGATTAACGAACGTGTTTTTCTCTCGGTTTCAAATCACAAACGCccgtattttacaaatatctgGGACATGGAAGATGCGCTCGTTTGCGAATTTGGAAGGCAATTAGACAAGGcctgaaagaaaagaaagtttTATGTTTAAGTTAGTGAATTCGAAGTTAGAaaacgaaaaatatttttagatttttttttcatttttaaatgtccCATTTATATTTCAGatataaattaagaaataacattttaaaatatttaagtttgttttagaATAACTAACTTCTTTATTAAGTAGTAAGAATAGGTAAACGAaaggtaatgattaatttttGGACTGTATTTATAGTGAAATTTTGAGAAaacgttttaaattttatattttaacttatagagttattataaattacaatttaagacTTATAATaatgtataatattttatttttgaaatcgaACACAAGATTCTAGTTTTTAACCTAGAAATAATTATGGATAGGAAACGctacaatattttttgaacacACCTggttttaaaacctttaatttctgtttttctgttttgtattttttgcagaCCAAGAGGCACTGGAAAAGCGAATGAAAAGCGGACTGCACGCGAAAAGCGAACAAAGACGAATGAGCAGGCCACCTAAAGACTGGGTCCCAAGATACTTAGACTTAGGTACTTTGCATATTAATTTCAGAAACATTTTTGATAGACTCGCGACAGGCAAACCTAGCTGATTGACCAGGTGCTGAATTTTCGGACCTCATCTACCTGGGAAATCACTGGGCACTGTTTGCTGATCGCATTTAAATCTGTTCACTGGTAGGGTGACAACTATATAAACTGAGTTTTAACACCTTGTATATAAatactagagccctgcgtgggTATCAAAATGGGTTATTTGGGTACCCAAACCAAATTTCAGGTCAAGTAGGTCAactacccaaacccaaacgacccaagtcaaatgggtttcaagtagaTCAGTTCGGGTTTAAGGTTACCCAAAGAACAAAtgataataatttcttttatgagttttataaaaaattgtttttaaaaagacGATGATCACAATTTTCACAGCTCGTCCACTcgtcgcgaattcttaaggccCAGATGGTTATttgtgaataatatttttttttagtaaagtTAAGTTACAGATGTATGATCCATGAAAACATATTCTCTTgctcttaagaattcgcggccTGAAAGAAAAGACTGTTTTATGTTTAAGTTAGTCAATAATAGGGATGGcgcaaatatatcaaaatatcgatattttttacgaaaaaaaaatatttttatcgtgatatttttttttgaaggtatcatcgagttttttttcaacattgttttgataattttaagtggtttcacttttcatcgtgacaagaaaaaatacatatgtgaAAGTTGAGCgccgctaaaatttattttttggcaagtGAAAATGCATAGCATAGCATTCAGAATCCAAGAAAACGCAATTATGTTTTTagaatttgttttcatttttgaatGTCCAacccatttttaatttcaggtataaattaataaaaatatctgtaaaaaaaacaaaatgtgctAAAAAAGATAAGTTTTCATGAAGTTTatgtttttggaaatttaactTCTGTACTATGTGGTAAGAATATTTAATCTCTGGACTTTATTTAGAGTGAGATTTAGAGAAAACgtattaaattttacattttagcttataaaatttgtatgaaacaaaattaaagaCTTATAAATAATGCCttcacccagaaaaatgatggacaacattttaggtcatgcatagcctaaaacattttaaatggactaaaagttcctttttaggtcatgtactgcctaaaaatttaaatttttggtatatttgccctactatttaggtcccgtatagcctaatattttaggtcatcgtgggccttaaaatgaatgcattttacctaaataaatttgcacggaactctgataccgttctagcgacgctataattcccaaccagttatagcgcggcttgcatggtaacccacttccatcgttgaataaaacagcgatttcactgctgaacagtgaagcctcttcgctcgtttttgtgtgttggaataatgacgacttcttgaagacttacccgacattgacctcgagttagctataaacttttctgtatttactttataatattataaaattttggataggggttttctcatatttttaggcagccaattacctaaaatctaggccaaaaattacccccattttaggcctttaatggcctaacattttacGTCATGgtatcctaaattttaggccattcaaggacttagctccagttttaggccaattttacctaaatt
This portion of the Drosophila takahashii strain IR98-3 E-12201 chromosome 3R, DtakHiC1v2, whole genome shotgun sequence genome encodes:
- the Axn gene encoding axin isoform X1: MSGHPSGLRKHDDNECSGPRPPVPGEESRVKKMTEGVAETSKNSPPSYLNWARTLNHLLEDRDGVELFKKYVEEEAPAYNDHLNFYFACEGLKQQTDPEKIKQIIGAIYRFLRKSQLSISDDLRAQIKAIKTNPELPLSPHIFDPMQRHVEVTIRDNIYPTFLCSEMYILYIQQMSAQQERFSSSGATGSGGSAGSSGSGGSSLVGACALPPTSATTKQQQQQQLHQQHLQQLVPPGAFINLPVSSVSGPPAGTCSASGSVYGPSTSASSSGSISATDTLPRSSTLPTLHEDSVLSLCDDFEKVQMQEAGGGSLGSGSVGANARAPDYPIRLTRDLLIATQKRRLEIRPPGAHGYVYNPSTTNTSYVPNSRVDSERGSVSSGGRTDSDTMSISSCSMDGRPYIQRRHSSTESKAIRQSAMANKETNTFQVIPRTQRLHSNEHRPLKEDELVALLIPKLEEVKRKRDLEERARERNPGAALLTNERSSASDRAFAEAIREKFALDEDNDQDILDQHVSRVWKDQTPHRSPGTMSPCPPIPSRRRTATHDSGMVSDGAMSLSGHSMKHSKSMPDHSSCSRKLTNKWPSMNTDSGISMFSADTVTKYKDASSRSGSSTASKLEEAKRRLEDEPRRSRRYAQPLATFSSSSSGGSISLPHQHQHHVQLQSTAAPPPLPAKPPETIVVFSFCEEPVPYRIKIPGTQPTLRQFKDYLPRRGHFRFFFKTHCEDPDSPVIQEEIVNDSDILPLFGDKAMGLVKPSD
- the Axn gene encoding axin isoform X4, encoding MSGHPSGLRKHDDNECSGPRPPVPGEESRVKKMTEGVAETSKNSPPSYLNWARTLNHLLEDRDGVELFKKYVEEEAPAYNDHLNFYFACEGLKQQTDPEKIKQIIGAIYRFLRKSQLSISDDLRAQIKAIKTNPELPLSPHIFDPMQRHVEVTIRDNIYPTFLCSEMYILYIQQMSAQQERFSSSGATGSGGSAGSSGSGGSSLVGACALPPTSATTKQQQQQQLHQQHLQQLVPPGAFINLPVSSVSGPPAGTCSASGSVYGPSTSASSSGSISATDTLPRSSTLPTLHEDSVLSLCDDFEKVQMQEAGGGSLGSGSVGANARAPDYPIRLTRDLLIATQKRRLEIRPPGDGRPYIQRRHSSTESKAIRQSAMANKETNTFQVIPRTQRLHSNEHRPLKEDELVALLIPKLEEVKRKRDLEERARERNPGAALLTNERSSASDRAFAEAIREKFALDEDNDQDILDQHVSRVWKDQTPHRSPGTMSPCPPIPSRRRTATHDSGMVSDGAMSLSGHSMKHSKSMPDHSSCSRKLTNKWPSMNTDSGISMFSADTVTKYKDASTASKLEEAKRRLEDEPRRSRRYAQPLATFSSSSSGGSISLPHQHQHHVQLQSTAAPPPLPAKPPETIVVFSFCEEPVPYRIKIPGTQPTLRQFKDYLPRRGHFRFFFKTHCEDPDSPVIQEEIVNDSDILPLFGDKAMGLVKPSD
- the Axn gene encoding axin isoform X3, with the protein product MSGHPSGLRKHDDNECSGPRPPVPGEESRVKKMTEGVAETSKNSPPSYLNWARTLNHLLEDRDGVELFKKYVEEEAPAYNDHLNFYFACEGLKQQTDPEKIKQIIGAIYRFLRKSQLSISDDLRAQIKAIKTNPELPLSPHIFDPMQRHVEVTIRDNIYPTFLCSEMYILYIQQMSAQQERFSSSGATGSGGSAGSSGSGGSSLVGACALPPTSATTKQQQQQQLHQQHLQQLVPPGAFINLPVSSVSGPPAGTCSASGSVYGPSTSASSSGSISATDTLPRSSTLPTLHEDSVLSLCDDFEKVQMQEAGGGSLGSGSVGANARAPDYPIRLTRDLLIATQKRRLEIRPPGDGRPYIQRRHSSTESKAIRQSAMANKETNTFQVIPRTQRLHSNEHRPLKEDELVALLIPKLEEVKRKRDLEERARERNPGAALLTNERSSASDRAFAEAIREKFALDEDNDQDILDQHVSRVWKDQTPHRSPGTMSPCPPIPSRRRTATHDSGMVSDGAMSLSGHSMKHSKSMPDHSSCSRKLTNKWPSMNTDSGISMFSADTVTKYKDASSRSGSSTASKLEEAKRRLEDEPRRSRRYAQPLATFSSSSSGGSISLPHQHQHHVQLQSTAAPPPLPAKPPETIVVFSFCEEPVPYRIKIPGTQPTLRQFKDYLPRRGHFRFFFKTHCEDPDSPVIQEEIVNDSDILPLFGDKAMGLVKPSD
- the Axn gene encoding axin isoform X2 produces the protein MSGHPSGLRKHDDNECSGPRPPVPGEESRVKKMTEGVAETSKNSPPSYLNWARTLNHLLEDRDGVELFKKYVEEEAPAYNDHLNFYFACEGLKQQTDPEKIKQIIGAIYRFLRKSQLSISDDLRAQIKAIKTNPELPLSPHIFDPMQRHVEVTIRDNIYPTFLCSEMYILYIQQMSAQQERFSSSGATGSGGSAGSSGSGGSSLVGACALPPTSATTKQQQQQQLHQQHLQQLVPPGAFINLPVSSVSGPPAGTCSASGSVYGPSTSASSSGSISATDTLPRSSTLPTLHEDSVLSLCDDFEKVQMQEAGGGSLGSGSVGANARAPDYPIRLTRDLLIATQKRRLEIRPPGAHGYVYNPSTTNTSYVPNSRVDSERGSVSSGGRTDSDTMSISSCSMDGRPYIQRRHSSTESKAIRQSAMANKETNTFQVIPRTQRLHSNEHRPLKEDELVALLIPKLEEVKRKRDLEERARERNPGAALLTNERSSASDRAFAEAIREKFALDEDNDQDILDQHVSRVWKDQTPHRSPGTMSPCPPIPSRRRTATHDSGMVSDGAMSLSGHSMKHSKSMPDHSSCSRKLTNKWPSMNTDSGISMFSADTVTKYKDASTASKLEEAKRRLEDEPRRSRRYAQPLATFSSSSSGGSISLPHQHQHHVQLQSTAAPPPLPAKPPETIVVFSFCEEPVPYRIKIPGTQPTLRQFKDYLPRRGHFRFFFKTHCEDPDSPVIQEEIVNDSDILPLFGDKAMGLVKPSD